A window of Primulina tabacum isolate GXHZ01 unplaced genomic scaffold, ASM2559414v2 Contig1015, whole genome shotgun sequence genomic DNA:
AATTTTAGAGAAATCTTTAAAATAACGACGATAGAACGCGGCATGTCCCAAGAAACTTCTGATCCCTTTTACATTCCTCGGCGGTGGGAGATTTTCGATTGCCACCACTTTGGCTCTGTCCACTTCTATCACTCTAGCCGAAATTTTGTGCCCTAGCACAATACCTTCTGGGACCatgaaatgacatttttcccaattcagCACTAGATTCTTCGcctgacatctctgcaaaacaagcgTTTGATTCTGCAAACAATGATCAAAATATGAACCAAACACAgagatatcatccataaaaacttccattatttcctcgaccatgtcagaaaatatggccatcatacacctctgaaaagtagcaggtgcattgcagagaccaaatggcattctcctGAAAGCAAATGTACCGTAGGGGCAAGTGAAGGTAGTCTTCTCCTGATCCTCCGGTGCTATGACAATCTgattataacctgaataaccatctagaaagcaataataatgataaccacctactctatcaagcatctggtcaataaagggaagggggaagtgatctttcctagtcgcatcattcaatttcctgtAGTCTATACACACTCGCCAACCAGTCACTGGACGAGTTGAAATCAATTCGTTATTCTCATTCTTACTACATTTATACCtccctttttaggcactacttgtacTGGTGAAACCCAAGAACTGTCAGATATGGCATAAATAacaccagcatttaacaattttaataCCTCAGCCCTCACAACttctttcatggctggattaAGCCTCCTCTGATGATCAACATAGGGGGAATAGGACTCCTGCATCAATACTTTATGCATACAAACAGTAGGGCTAATCCCCTTATATCAGCAATTGTCCATCCCAAAGCAGACTTTAATTCTCGCAACACCCTCAACAACCTATCCCTTCATCATAGTAAGAGCAGAAGATATAATTATCGGATGTGACGAACTCTCGTCTAAGAATGCATACCACAAATGACTCGGTAATTCCTTCAATGCAGGGGGTGCTTTTGGTACCTCTTTACTTGCATCCTCAAGTAACTCTTCATGTTGggcattaatatttatttaagtagCATATTAAGAGAAAGTAAATCCTCTCGCACATCCCAGTCCTCTTCATCCACTATGGAAGCTGACTCCAACAAGCATCTCTCTAAAGAGTCTTTTGTCATCCTACCTGCACCAACATGAGATACACATGAATATATTATATCAATGCTATTACAAGTACTTACTTCATTTGGTCCTTTGATGGTGTTGTAGATGTTGAACACGACTTCTTCTCCACCTACTCTCAATGTGAGCTCGCCCTTGTGCACATCAATCAAGGCTTTCCCGGTGGCCAAGAATGGCCTTCCAAAGATAAGCGGAGTCTCCTGGTCTTCTTCCATATCTAAGATGACAAAGTCAGCAGGAAATATGAATTAGTCTACCTTTACCAGCACATCCTCTACTATCCCTCGTAGATAGGCAAGTGATCTGTCTGCCAGCTGGAAAGTAATAGTGCTAGGTTTCACCTCGCCAAGCTCCAAAGTCCTGTAAATAGAAAAAGGCATTAAATTTATACTAGCACCCAAATCATATAAAGCTCTATTTACTCTAGAGCCACCAATAacacaaggaatagtaaaactccctggatctttgagTTTCTGTGGTAGTTTCCTCTGGAGTATGGCACTGCACTCTTCGGTCAGCTTTACGgtctcaaattcttgaagtttcCTCTTCTTGGACATCACATCATTAATGAACTTAGCATAGTTGGGCATTTGCTCCAATGCATCGGCAAATGGGATGTTAATgtgtattttcttgaaaatttccgGGAACTTCGCAAACTGATCATCTAGTCCTTTCTTCTTTAACCTCTGTGGATATGGAAGATTCACATTTGGTAAGGGCTGCTGTTTAAGTACTTTCTCAGGTTCCTCTACTTTCTCTTCTCCAACACTTGCACTCTTTCCCTCATCTTCCTCAACTGTAATCTCTACACTTTCTTCAGCAGGCTTTGGGATTCCGACTTCCTTGCCACTCCTCAGTGTGACAGCTTTGCACTGTTCCCTAGGATTCACCTCGGTATTGCTGGGAAACTGTCCTCGATTCTGGTCCTTTTAAAGCATTGGCTAGATGCCCAATCTGTGTTTCCAAGGATTTCATCGTGGCACCCATATTGCCAATGTGTGTCTCCATGTTATCAAGACGAGACTCAGTTCTCGCCATTCTTTTCCCAGACTCAGTcacaaatgtcccaactagatcttcaaaagatggctttccttcccctttctgtgtattgaaccccggtggaggattcaacatgttcttgttgtTTGCATAAGAGAAATTCTCGTGATTCCTCAAacctggatgataagtattagggggaggaTTACCTCGATAACCTCCAAAACCGCGATTGTTGATGTACTGAGCTTCCTCCACAACTGGCTCTTCCTCAGCAGTCACCAATGCTACATCAGATGTAGATTGGCCTGGCTTGTTCATCGCTGCTATCTGTGCGGTTAATGCCAAAACCTGTGCATTAAGTGATGTGATCGGGTCTACAGCATACACTCCAGCAGGTTTCCTTGATCCAGATCTCTCACTCGGCCACttataactgttaatggtcatctgttcaagcaattcATATGCCTCATCAGGTGTTTTAGAAAAAATAGTACCTCCGGCGGCTGCATCCACATTCCCTCTAGTCGGCCCATccaaaccattgtaaaataaCTCGATTTGTACCCAATCTGCATATCCATGATTCGGACACTTCCTGAGTAATTCTTTGTATCGCTCCCACGCCTCATATAATACTTCAAATTCTCTCTGCCTGAAGTCGGTGATATCTATTTTCAGCTGAGCAGATTTAGCAGGAGGAAAGTACTTTGACAGAAAATTCGTAACCAATCTGCCCAAGTAGTAACACTTCCCAGCGGTAGAGATTGGAGCCAACTCCTTGCGTGATCCCTAAGAGAAAACGGAAACAGGCGCAATCGAATAATTTCGTCAGAAACACCGTTAATTTTACCGTATCCGTGATCTCCGGAAAATTTCTGAGGTGAAGATGGGGATCTGCGGTGGCTGCTCCTCCaaattggttctgttgaaccatgttgatgAGTGCGGGCTTTAGCTCGAAATTATTAGCAGCAATAGTTCCACGAGCTATTCCAGAGTAGTGAGCGTTGATGACTGGGCGGAAATGTTCCCGGATTGGCACCTCTCTAGGGAGCTCATTCTGATGATCTCTGTTTTAAGCCATTGCTTTAATTTCGTCTCTCCTTGCTTTCCTTAATCTCCTGGCAGTTCTTTCGATTTCCGGATCAAAATCAGCAAGTCGGGATTTGGaaatcttcgcatgcactgcaAAACAGAGAAGATTATCAATtaacagaataaatagtaaaataaaataagtctAAATTAAAGTAAAGATTACTTAGTAATGATATCAATATGCAATTAAATAGtttactccccggcaacggcgccaaaaacttgttgcgtattttcactaccgcaagtatacggtgtcaagttttagtagtggttgagtacagatatcgatcccacgaagagtaattatttaaaattgtatattaattaccatgattgacatagctcaactttatttagacaaATCAAATGGTTGG
This region includes:
- the LOC142535435 gene encoding uncharacterized protein LOC142535435, with amino-acid sequence MVQQNQFGGAATADPHLHLRNFPEITDTGSRKELAPISTAGKCYYLGRLVTNFLSKYFPPAKSAQLKIDITDFRQREFEVLYEAWERYKELLRKCPNHGYADWVQIELFYNGLDGPTRGNVDAAAGGTIFSKTPDEAYELLEQMTINSYKWPSERSGSRKPAGVYAVDPITSLNAQVLALTAQIAAMNKPGQSTSDVALVTAEEEPVVEEAQYINNRGFGGYRGNPPPNTYHPGLRNHENFSYDQNRGQFPSNTEVNPREQCKAVTLRSGKEVGIPKPAEESVEITVEEDEGKSASVGEEKVEEPEKVLKQQPLPNVNLPYPQRLKKKGLDDQFAKFPEIFKKIHINIPFADALEQMPNYAKFINDVMSKKRKLQEFETVKLTEECSAILQRKLPQKLKDPGSFTIPCVIGGSRVNRALYDLGASINLMPFSIYRTLELGEVKPSTITFQLADRSLAYLRGIVEDVLVKVD